GGTCAATAAAATGGGCTAGATATGATATGTGAAAGAAATTAAAGTTACAATTAACAGAGTGTATCATGCCATCACGAGAACGATGAATACAGAAAAAGTTGTAGCTCAAGTCTTTCTTGTTTAGCTTATTCAAAATACTTGTGCTGCAGCAATCGTTAAATGGCAAATACAATAAAAGAACATGAGAATCCCATCCACGACCAGATATATGAGCAGGCTAGCAACAATGCCATCAAGCAATAGGCTTCCTTCAAAGTTTCAGACTATTCAGGAAAGAACTATTAGAACTGTAATGCAATCTTAACTTAGATCATGGAGGATATGAAATAGAAGATGCAATTCTTTCAAATGCACGTATATGGATTACTATACATCGAAAAACAAAACAGTAAAAAGATGGACATCAAACAAGGGTTTTACAGGAATACAAAAAATACACAATAACCTTCCCCCCGATAATAGTGAAAAAAACAGGGGAAAGAAGAGGAAGCCATGCTCCAGGTGATTGCGAGATTTTTCTAGGCAAGATTGTTTGATGGCACTTTTGCTAGCTTGCTTATATatctgttttttctttttttctttttttttgggggggggggagggGTCAGGAAGGCTTGGTATAGTTAACAGCTAAACCTACATCACCGCCTGCAATTGCCCACGTACCAATTCGGCTATAACTCTAGTTGGAAATTTGCATAGGAATCTCCATCATTCTTCTCTCCTGAAAGAGATTCTTAATTCCTAAATATAGTTTGTAATGGCCTCACCATGCATCTCAGTATACTTGGATAAAATACAGATAGTCTTTGTGCAAGTGTGCACAAGTGACAATTTATTGATTACCATTAGAGATGAATCCAGCATCTTCTTTAACAGAAGAAACTCTTGTTACACTCCATGAGCTTCAATACTGAATAATATCAATGGGAAGAGACTCAAAATTGGAACTATGTCTGCTTGAACTTTTAACTTCTATTTATGAAATACTATATGCGAATAAACTAGAAAAGAGCAAAAGTCGCGTCCCATGAAGCCAAAGATAAATCTTAATGCTGAAACGAATATTTTAAGAGCATCACAattcaaatgaaaatttttctGCACTTATTGTGATAAATTTTTCAGCCAAATTGAGCAAGGCCACATATGAAAAAAATGAGTACAGCTACTACATGATAGCAGAATTCATAACTAGGCACCATAAGAATACACAATAAATTACAAAAGTGAATCTCATAATATATAGCCCTATCATTTGCAATGATAAATGTAATCAGTACATAAACCCCCATCCCAGATAACAACCTCTCAGAATTTATTTCCTGCCTTGAACGTAATGCCAAGAAAATTAAGGATCATTAAACCCATATAACCAGTTCTGTGTTtctagaaaaggaaaaaagaaattgcCTCTGCAAACACTAACGACAACCTACTAAATGTGTTGGTGCTTCACATTATTAAACCTATTTCTCTGCTACATGACATCAACCTTTGAATTTTCTCATGTCACTAAAAATGGGGAAGACACGAATCCAATGAAAGAAAATGTAACTGAAGTTTttgtaaaagtaaaaaaaaatcaagacttCCTTTCAAGAAAACATTCTATTGAATCTCGAGTAAAATCTGAACTTCTTCCCCATCTCCCCACCAAAAGGGaaaagatatgaaaaaagaaataaggGGGAATTACCATTAGCAAGACAGTTGTGTTGGAGGACAAAAAAATCTTGTACATCCCACTAGAATGAGGCATCATAGTAGTTAACATGGTACCCTCATAATCCAATTCCTCAGCATCCCATCACAGCACAATTATACACAAAGTTAACCGAGTGCTTTTGGGCAAGCGTGTTCCATTGCGGAGAACCTTCACTTGGAACCCACGAATTGAGCTCTATAAAACCTTCACCGTGAGTCCTAGGTCCCCCGATAACGATAAGCCGATCTCCACATGCCCTAAATGCAAGGCCCCAACCATTCATTGAGACGGCACGCTCAGGCAATGCACCCACCTTGAACCATGACCTTTTCTCCTTGTCATATTTCCTGACCTCCATATCAACAGCAGCATATAGTTCATTATTTACTACCGCCACCAAAGGTGGAGCCTCAGCAGCTGCAGGCATTTCATTATCTCTGGCGGCACCACCCCGTCCAGGAGACATATTAGGAATTTCAGTCCACTTCTTTGTTTCTAGATCATACTCCTCTCCACATGTAAGAAGCTTCATTTCACTTCCCCCAATTCCACCAATGACATAGAACTTTCCATCCATAAACACTGCTGAACACATCTTCCTTGGTTTATTCATGCTCGGCAGTGTCTCCCATTTTTGATTCTCAGAATTATACATCTCTGCTGAGCTCAGGATTTTTCCCTGAGAGTCACAACCACCAGCTAAAATTGCAATTTCACCACGACTGGCAGACCCAAATA
The Manihot esculenta cultivar AM560-2 chromosome 1, M.esculenta_v8, whole genome shotgun sequence genome window above contains:
- the LOC110604878 gene encoding F-box/kelch-repeat protein SKIP11; the protein is MLEGRSCLVSRLFGSSCQPESQWPFMSLRPSGKHPVDGSEDDYRPIKYPRLSYCRETAEEQSDDDRAGQSSDSDPLIDAIGRDMSINCLIRCSRSDYGSLASLNRSFRSLIRSGEIYKLRRQRGVTEHWVYFSCHLLEWEAFDPISRRWMHLPRMPSNDCFMCSDKESLAVGTELLVFGKEVMSHVIYRYSILTNSWSSGMTMNAPRCLFGSASRGEIAILAGGCDSQGKILSSAEMYNSENQKWETLPSMNKPRKMCSAVFMDGKFYVIGGIGGSEMKLLTCGEEYDLETKKWTEIPNMSPGRGGAARDNEMPAAAEAPPLVAVVNNELYAAVDMEVRKYDKEKRSWFKVGALPERAVSMNGWGLAFRACGDRLIVIGGPRTHGEGFIELNSWVPSEGSPQWNTLAQKHSVNFVYNCAVMGC